A window of Staphylococcus lloydii genomic DNA:
GTGCATTTAAATATTGAGCTACGCGTAATGCATTTTCAGAATGTCGTTGCATACGTAAATGTAAAGTTTCTAAACCAATTAAAAATTCATGAACGTTAAAAGGTGATACTGCAGAGCCCAAGTCACGTAATAATTGAACACGTGCTTTCGTAATATAAGCAGCTTCACCAACGTCATTTACATAAGAAATACCATGATAACTTTCGTCAGGTTCGACTAAACCAGGGTACTTGCCGTTATTCCAATTGAAGTTACCGCTATCTACGATAACACCACCGATAGACGTACCGTGTCCACCGATAAATTTAGTAGCTGAATGAACGATAATATCCGCGCCAAATTCGAAAGGTCTTAATAAATACGGCGTCGGGAAAGTGTTATCAACAATTAAAGGTAAGTCATTGGCATGGGCGATTTTAGATACAGCTTCAATATCTAGTACATCAATACGAGGGTTACCAATCGTTTCAGCATATACTGCTTTTGTTTTGTCAGTAATAGCTTCTTTAAAGTTCTCAGGATGACTTGGATCTACAAAATGAACTTTAATACCCAGTTTTTTAAAAGTGACATTTAATAAATTGTAAGTACCACCATATAAATTAGAAGAGGCAACAATTTCATCACCTGATTCTACGATATTCAACAATGCTAAATGTATGGCTGCTTGGCCAGATGATGTTGCTAATGCACCTATGCCACCTTCTAATGCGGCTATACGTTCTTCTAAAACGTTTTGAGTTGGATTCATGATGCGGGTATATATATTGCCTTCT
This region includes:
- a CDS encoding homocysteine synthase yields the protein MSEQKWHLDTLSIHAGQEVDDFSKSRAVPIYQTSSYTFDDTDHAQSLFSLAEEGNIYTRIMNPTQNVLEERIAALEGGIGALATSSGQAAIHLALLNIVESGDEIVASSNLYGGTYNLLNVTFKKLGIKVHFVDPSHPENFKEAITDKTKAVYAETIGNPRIDVLDIEAVSKIAHANDLPLIVDNTFPTPYLLRPFEFGADIIVHSATKFIGGHGTSIGGVIVDSGNFNWNNGKYPGLVEPDESYHGISYVNDVGEAAYITKARVQLLRDLGSAVSPFNVHEFLIGLETLHLRMQRHSENALRVAQYLNAHPKVTWVNYPGLEDNPYHNLAQHYLPDGQGAILTFGIDGTVNEISSFVDGLQLFSHLANVGDSKSLVIHPASTTHLQLSEEERQASGVLPELVRLSIGTENIDDIINDLEQALTKV